A genomic segment from Peribacillus sp. ACCC06369 encodes:
- a CDS encoding YvrJ family protein: MDQILPFVSDIGFPIIVTLYLLHRIETKLDTLNETLVELPNRLREGISKSG, translated from the coding sequence GTGGATCAAATCCTGCCATTTGTCAGTGATATTGGGTTCCCGATCATTGTTACCCTTTATTTGCTTCATAGGATTGAAACGAAATTGGATACTTTGAATGAGACGCTTGTGGAGCTGCCAAATCGCTTGCGAGAAGGGATTTCCAAGTCAGGTTAA
- a CDS encoding DUF2922 domain-containing protein, whose amino-acid sequence MAKVLEMIFVTKEGQSATISVDNPKEPVSVNTVKLAMEKVIAGNVFVTSSGDFVDLKAARVVERNVEEVELI is encoded by the coding sequence ATGGCTAAAGTACTGGAAATGATTTTCGTTACGAAGGAAGGGCAGTCAGCGACGATTTCTGTTGATAATCCGAAGGAGCCGGTCAGTGTAAATACGGTTAAACTGGCTATGGAAAAAGTGATAGCGGGGAATGTGTTCGTTACATCTTCCGGGGATTTCGTAGATTTGAAAGCGGCGCGCGTTGTCGAGCGGAATGTCGAGGAAGTGGAACTTATCTAA
- a CDS encoding DUF1659 domain-containing protein, whose protein sequence is MANQIPVSSTLRIDFETGLNEKGALVFRRRSFSNIKVDATADQLFSTAVAIASVQNYPMGEVTRVDTYSLFG, encoded by the coding sequence ATGGCAAACCAGATTCCAGTATCAAGTACGTTGCGGATCGATTTTGAGACGGGGTTAAATGAAAAAGGGGCTCTCGTTTTCAGGCGGAGGTCATTTTCGAACATCAAGGTCGATGCGACGGCAGATCAGTTATTTTCGACAGCTGTTGCAATCGCGAGTGTGCAGAATTATCCAATGGGGGAAGTGACTCGAGTGGATACGTATTCATTGTTTGGCTAA
- a CDS encoding DUF2798 domain-containing protein, translating to MNINVKYRNIIYAFLMAFCMSFFISFILVSINSGYDQLFLSTWLKTWSQAFICAFFGAYFFPRVIQQIMRRINFVEKPLIIEEDFLVREEDNR from the coding sequence ATGAATATTAACGTTAAATACAGAAATATTATTTATGCATTTTTAATGGCTTTTTGTATGTCCTTTTTTATTTCATTTATATTAGTCTCAATAAATAGTGGGTATGATCAACTATTCTTATCTACATGGTTAAAAACTTGGTCCCAGGCTTTTATCTGTGCTTTCTTTGGAGCTTACTTTTTTCCGAGAGTAATACAACAAATAATGAGAAGAATTAATTTTGTGGAAAAACCGCTAATAATTGAGGAAGATTTTTTAGTGAGAGAAGAAGATAATAGATAA
- a CDS encoding LysR family transcriptional regulator produces MNSYYAFIKTIETGSFTKAAEELGYTQSAISQMVHSLEEELSTTLILRSRKGITLTPDGEEFLPYIRKICNSHRELTEKHKEMEGLQSGLIRIGTFSSVTCHWIPGLIKDFKELYPTVHFELHQGNYTEISNWIKEGSVDFGFVNSNVSDLTTIPLQEDEMLAALSENHPLASSTKVSLKELLKDPYILLDEGVINEPLIVFKQYNFEPDTQYRVYDPYAIMSMIEQELGISILPKLLLNRCPYNIVTKTITPSIIRTITLAYKDKRVLPIASRYFIDFIIERYREAR; encoded by the coding sequence TTGAATTCGTATTATGCTTTTATCAAAACCATAGAAACAGGCAGTTTTACAAAAGCTGCTGAAGAACTTGGCTATACTCAGTCCGCCATTAGCCAAATGGTGCATTCATTGGAGGAAGAGCTTTCTACCACTCTTATTTTACGTTCTCGAAAGGGGATTACACTGACACCGGATGGCGAGGAATTTTTGCCCTATATCAGGAAGATTTGTAATTCACATAGGGAACTGACTGAAAAGCATAAAGAGATGGAAGGACTGCAAAGTGGCCTTATTCGAATTGGCACCTTTTCCAGTGTTACATGCCATTGGATACCGGGATTGATCAAAGATTTTAAGGAACTTTACCCAACTGTTCATTTCGAATTACATCAAGGAAATTATACGGAAATCTCAAACTGGATTAAAGAAGGCAGCGTAGACTTTGGCTTTGTGAATTCAAATGTTTCGGATCTAACTACGATACCCTTGCAAGAAGATGAAATGCTGGCTGCATTGTCAGAAAATCATCCTTTAGCATCATCCACAAAAGTCTCATTAAAAGAATTGCTAAAAGATCCTTATATCCTGCTGGATGAGGGAGTTATAAATGAACCTTTAATAGTTTTTAAACAGTACAATTTTGAACCTGATACACAGTATCGAGTATATGATCCCTATGCGATCATGTCCATGATTGAACAAGAGCTTGGCATTTCGATTTTACCGAAACTTCTCTTAAATAGATGTCCCTATAATATTGTGACGAAAACTATCACTCCTTCTATTATTCGAACAATTACTTTGGCATACAAGGATAAAAGGGTATTGCCAATAGCAAGTAGGTATTTTATTGACTTTATTATTGAAAGGTATAGGGAAGCTAGATAA